One window of the Candidatus Jettenia sp. genome contains the following:
- a CDS encoding ABC transporter ATP-binding protein → MPYCIETYNLTKRYPVIKGYSDILLHPFRKKDITALNNVNIQIKKNELFGLLGPNGAGKTTLIKILCTLVLPTSGRALVNGLDVEKDGKKIRKIIGYVIGDERSFYWRLTGRQNLRFFAKLNNISHKEADQKIKNLLEFMELTHDADRMFKDYSTGMRQKLAIARGLLTNPEIIFMDEPTSGLDPITAQKLIRFIREKLVEEEGKTVIFATHNLHEAEILCDQIAIINGGKVKIAGTVKEIKKMFHSEKRYVIKLKSAKNGLVSKIQNIAIANKVTTIPDDIISDKIQIEFETLSDNGNIFQTVKELVDMGGEINSFYEKEISLGELFSKVMDAGNSTMSLQTMDKI, encoded by the coding sequence TTGCCTTACTGTATAGAGACATATAATCTTACAAAAAGATATCCAGTAATAAAAGGATATAGCGATATACTTTTGCATCCTTTTAGAAAGAAGGATATTACAGCGCTTAATAATGTAAACATTCAGATAAAAAAGAATGAATTGTTTGGCCTTCTGGGTCCAAATGGTGCAGGAAAAACTACCCTGATAAAGATCCTTTGTACCCTGGTTCTTCCTACATCAGGGAGAGCACTTGTTAATGGTCTGGATGTTGAAAAGGATGGGAAGAAGATAAGAAAAATAATAGGCTATGTTATAGGTGATGAGAGAAGCTTTTATTGGAGGCTTACAGGAAGACAAAATCTTAGATTCTTTGCAAAACTCAACAATATTTCTCACAAGGAAGCTGATCAGAAGATAAAGAATTTACTGGAGTTTATGGAACTTACACACGATGCAGATAGAATGTTTAAGGATTATTCTACTGGCATGAGGCAAAAATTGGCAATAGCCAGAGGGTTGCTTACAAATCCTGAGATTATTTTTATGGATGAACCAACAAGTGGATTAGACCCTATTACTGCCCAAAAATTAATAAGGTTTATAAGGGAAAAATTAGTTGAAGAGGAAGGGAAGACAGTAATATTTGCAACTCATAACTTGCATGAGGCTGAGATACTATGTGACCAGATTGCTATCATTAACGGAGGAAAGGTAAAAATTGCAGGTACCGTAAAGGAAATAAAAAAGATGTTCCATTCAGAGAAAAGGTATGTAATAAAATTGAAGAGCGCAAAGAATGGTTTAGTAAGCAAGATTCAAAATATAGCTATCGCTAATAAAGTTACAACCATACCTGATGATATTATATCTGATAAAATCCAAATCGAATTTGAGACTTTATCTGACAATGGGAATATATTTCAGACGGTTAAAGAACTAGTGGATATGGGTGGTGAAATAAATTCCTTTTACGAAAAAGAAATTTCATTAGGAGAACTCTTTTCAAAAGTTATGGATGCCGGAAATAGTACTATGTCATTGCAAACTATGGATAAAATTTAA
- a CDS encoding signal peptidase I, translating into MDLQEKLLYELGEEYIKEKGKMWMKVVSPSMMPLIHIGDKVLVKSIECEAVNTGDIIIFKGNDIPFITHRIIRKRKINGELHFFEKGDRNVSGTWIHKKSIIARVIAIKKRDNSIIMLNKTKRMRIINKLFTVYQLNAYIFERIIKVFKDWVKGYKALNFLREPYRYSYKIITRGQNLCKKLLVLILIKGMRLYG; encoded by the coding sequence ATGGACTTACAAGAAAAATTATTGTATGAATTGGGTGAAGAGTACATAAAAGAAAAAGGAAAGATGTGGATGAAAGTAGTTTCTCCTAGCATGATGCCTTTAATCCATATTGGTGATAAAGTATTGGTTAAATCGATTGAATGTGAGGCAGTAAATACAGGAGATATTATCATTTTTAAAGGGAATGATATTCCGTTTATTACTCACAGGATAATAAGAAAGCGAAAGATAAATGGTGAGTTGCATTTTTTTGAAAAAGGTGATAGAAACGTATCCGGTACATGGATACATAAAAAATCTATTATAGCAAGGGTAATTGCTATAAAAAAAAGAGATAATAGTATTATCATGTTAAACAAAACGAAAAGGATGAGAATTATTAATAAGCTTTTTACTGTATATCAATTAAATGCTTATATATTCGAGAGGATAATAAAGGTTTTTAAGGATTGGGTTAAAGGCTATAAAGCCTTAAACTTCCTTAGAGAACCGTATCGATATTCCTACAAGATTATTACAAGAGGGCAAAATCTTTGTAAAAAGTTATTGGTTCTCATACTTATTAAAGGAATGAGATTGTATGGGTAA
- a CDS encoding radical SAM protein, translating into MQENMIDQIQQKYFDRNLPWIVHWELVYGCNLKCQHCYTFHEEKKNYLSLPQMAKIIQQLKEMGTVFLTLSGGEPFVRDDIMDIIEMVRRDFFVIILSNATLIDSFKAKRLKELNVTQVEVSLYAMDEKIHDSITGIKGSHVQTIEGIHRLKEEGVSVRIKCTIMEQNYAEYTKIGDFAKKLGIRFSSSPVVSPRLDGSQDTYEYCTEPENLRSYFLQWGKENKEKYKDFKESPSVPLDKSFICSAGRTSCAITPDGYLKPCTMLPVKLGNLLEKSFKELWQVKPKRLVKDIRDAKMSDFSSCKDCKWSHLCSPCPGVNYLETGNMFTVAEGYCNKVKSIMNELDIESNVGKH; encoded by the coding sequence ATGCAAGAAAACATGATAGATCAAATTCAGCAAAAATATTTTGATCGTAATCTTCCTTGGATAGTTCATTGGGAGCTAGTCTACGGATGTAATTTAAAATGCCAGCATTGTTATACCTTTCATGAAGAAAAAAAGAACTATCTCTCTCTACCCCAAATGGCAAAAATAATCCAGCAGTTAAAGGAGATGGGAACGGTGTTTTTGACATTGTCCGGAGGAGAACCTTTTGTTAGGGATGATATTATGGATATCATCGAGATGGTGCGTAGAGATTTTTTTGTGATCATCCTTTCAAATGCTACATTGATTGATTCTTTCAAGGCGAAAAGATTGAAAGAGCTTAATGTAACTCAGGTAGAAGTGAGCCTCTATGCTATGGATGAGAAGATCCATGATTCGATAACAGGCATAAAAGGATCGCATGTGCAAACAATAGAGGGAATACATCGTTTAAAGGAAGAAGGAGTGAGCGTAAGGATAAAATGCACTATAATGGAACAGAACTACGCAGAATATACCAAAATAGGAGATTTTGCAAAAAAGTTAGGAATTCGTTTTTCCTCAAGTCCTGTTGTAAGTCCTCGGTTAGATGGGTCTCAGGATACCTATGAATATTGTACCGAACCAGAAAATCTTCGATCGTATTTTTTACAATGGGGAAAAGAGAATAAAGAAAAATATAAAGATTTTAAAGAATCGCCTTCCGTTCCTTTAGATAAATCATTTATTTGTAGCGCTGGCCGTACATCTTGCGCTATAACACCTGATGGATATCTTAAACCTTGTACAATGCTTCCTGTAAAATTGGGAAACTTACTTGAGAAGAGCTTTAAAGAATTATGGCAGGTTAAACCAAAAAGACTTGTAAAAGATATCAGAGATGCTAAGATGAGCGATTTTTCTAGTTGTAAGGATTGCAAGTGGAGTCATTTATGTTCACCGTGTCCGGGTGTGAATTACCTTGAGACTGGTAATATGTTTACTGTGGCTGAAGGATACTGTAATAAGGTGAAATCTATCATGAATGAATTAGATATAGAAAGTAACGTAGGGAAACATTGA
- a CDS encoding SDR family NAD(P)-dependent oxidoreductase — protein MKDFYKGKRVLITGAAGTVGREVARQLLSLMPAEIRLVDNNESEMFFLMEEYKNKNVFCFLGDVRDREKIEKLSYDIDIIIHCAAFKHVILSEYNSFDVVRTNIIGVENIIGAARNCNVKNVLFTSSDKAVNPTNVMGTSKLMGERLITATNAVKSNNHGIFSSTRFGNVIGSRGSVVPLFAKQIKNGGPVTVTDKRMTRFIMTIEESARLVLKSVTLSKGGEVFVTKMPIVRIPDLAEVMIEVLAPWYGYKPSDIKIIEIGAKPGEKLYEELMSEEEVHRSLELKDMFVITPAFKSIYGDIKYEYPDFVSNQLRKSYISVNEQPMSKDDIKKYLKDNKILENVDNSFPGIKESLNKNIMEDILDNKEKLNKNFSGSVI, from the coding sequence ATGAAAGACTTTTATAAAGGTAAAAGAGTTCTTATAACAGGTGCTGCCGGAACCGTTGGAAGAGAAGTTGCAAGGCAACTACTCTCCCTCATGCCTGCGGAAATCAGGCTTGTGGATAACAACGAATCAGAAATGTTCTTTCTTATGGAAGAGTATAAAAATAAAAATGTCTTTTGTTTTCTTGGTGATGTAAGGGATAGGGAAAAGATAGAGAAGCTTTCATATGATATAGATATTATTATCCATTGCGCCGCCTTCAAACATGTTATTCTTTCTGAGTATAATTCTTTTGATGTCGTGCGGACGAATATCATAGGAGTTGAAAATATTATTGGTGCAGCAAGGAATTGTAATGTTAAAAATGTCCTTTTCACAAGCAGTGATAAAGCTGTAAACCCTACGAATGTAATGGGTACATCAAAACTTATGGGTGAGAGGCTTATAACAGCAACAAATGCTGTAAAGAGTAATAATCATGGTATTTTCAGCAGCACAAGGTTTGGTAACGTTATAGGTTCAAGAGGTTCTGTTGTCCCGTTATTCGCGAAACAAATAAAGAATGGAGGCCCTGTTACCGTTACCGATAAGAGGATGACCCGTTTTATTATGACAATAGAAGAGTCTGCAAGACTAGTTTTAAAATCTGTTACCCTTTCAAAAGGCGGGGAGGTCTTCGTAACAAAGATGCCCATAGTGAGAATTCCGGATCTTGCTGAAGTTATGATAGAGGTTCTTGCACCTTGGTATGGTTACAAACCATCTGATATAAAGATTATAGAAATTGGTGCAAAACCTGGTGAAAAATTATATGAAGAGCTTATGAGTGAAGAGGAAGTCCATCGTTCTTTAGAATTAAAGGACATGTTTGTAATTACACCGGCATTTAAATCTATATACGGAGACATAAAATATGAATATCCTGATTTTGTCTCTAATCAATTACGAAAATCTTACATATCTGTTAATGAACAACCCATGAGTAAAGACGACATTAAAAAGTACTTAAAGGACAATAAGATCTTAGAGAATGTTGACAATAGTTTTCCTGGAATAAAAGAATCTTTAAACAAGAATATTATGGAAGACATCTTGGATAACAAAGAAAAGTTAAATAAAAATTTCTCTGGGAGTGTTATATGA
- a CDS encoding polysaccharide export protein: MGNIFSIRILRVIFNFIGLFYLLSLSLYAEDLLDKEYIIGTEDILEIKVWDNEDLNSIVEVSQEGTFTFLLIGRVQANGRSVFELEDIIEKKLADGYLVSPQVTITVKEYNSRKVFVLGEVNKPGSYPLKGNTHILGLISQAGGVTASAGQTVTIVRPRSLRQSGKIGSKEDKENEIITLDLGDFDANSKHDTFVVANGDSIYINRAPRVFVIGEVQSPGELKWEKGLTIRQAISLAGGSTEKASPKRVIVIRTKNGVEKELKPKMDEFVLPGDIIKVPGRYF; the protein is encoded by the coding sequence ATGGGTAATATATTTTCTATAAGAATCTTACGTGTAATTTTTAATTTTATAGGTTTGTTTTATCTGCTATCTTTAAGTCTGTATGCTGAAGATCTCCTCGATAAGGAATATATTATAGGTACTGAGGATATCCTTGAAATTAAGGTTTGGGATAATGAGGATTTAAATAGTATTGTTGAAGTCTCACAGGAAGGAACTTTTACCTTCCTCCTTATTGGAAGAGTCCAGGCAAATGGGCGGTCGGTCTTTGAGCTTGAGGATATTATTGAGAAGAAACTGGCTGATGGTTACCTCGTTTCACCTCAGGTAACTATTACGGTAAAAGAATATAACAGCCGAAAGGTATTCGTCCTTGGTGAAGTAAATAAACCAGGAAGTTATCCTTTAAAAGGGAATACCCATATATTAGGGCTGATATCACAAGCTGGAGGTGTTACAGCCAGCGCAGGGCAAACAGTTACTATCGTGCGTCCCAGGTCGCTCCGCCAAAGTGGAAAGATTGGTTCCAAGGAAGATAAAGAAAACGAGATTATTACACTTGATTTAGGCGATTTTGATGCTAACAGTAAGCATGATACCTTTGTTGTAGCTAATGGTGACTCCATTTACATTAACCGAGCACCACGAGTTTTTGTAATAGGAGAAGTCCAAAGTCCAGGTGAGTTAAAATGGGAAAAAGGATTGACAATCCGCCAAGCCATATCCCTTGCAGGAGGGTCTACTGAAAAGGCATCACCCAAACGCGTAATAGTTATTCGTACGAAAAATGGTGTGGAAAAAGAGCTTAAACCGAAAATGGATGAATTTGTATTGCCAGGTGACATTATTAAGGTTCCTGGACGTTATTTCTAA
- a CDS encoding DUF4388 domain-containing protein, with amino-acid sequence MDKKMSLGFVPDHISFSRQVHLTDYLNIIRKRKWIVIVFFLVVVSIVSFISFSTTPVYKATAQIIIEQRSPFVDKITGVMNVDPNNRDDYQTQYNLLMSRSLAKNVIEDLKLWKEFGINEIQNPNSSTLPVGVSRDSLISSSIDASASNIPVSGTSATPYPTWIVDWYLSKLEIVPLRETHLVYISFLNESPEKAARIANAHVRAFIARTVQEQRLFSQQAIDWLKAQIRGQKIKVGTSQRAVYEYKYEQLESFSIDDKNIFSLPEIMQSPVIQDLRAKLAELKARKLEMITKYGPKHPKMIEINSSIEKLEQGIIDEVQTVRKTIKAELDRIVALEKIAQQKGAVAYNEKAINYDMLSLDAESDQEMYDILLKQAKEISLTGNMEKNDIRVVDEAEVPLFPVKPKIFLNIFVSAVLGLTFGAGLAFFLEYMDKTVRTPEDIAQRLGLPMLGMIPYDKSLKKGKVLALQGNESHRNQNRLKGVYTQYDVSGSFVTRLPLMQAGMSGQVLLIESTTSGEGKTTVLAKSAISLARGGLRVLMVDADVQRPSLHHLFGLKNDEENGLINAMSRVLLQEIRQGSLNKYSVSDLFSLLALKKQSGQLVITNDSQTMTAIFENGCLIHIQSQDIPFANRLGTMLLRGGFITESQLKDAIERNQRTGQPLGYILINAGYINQAQLQGPLKLQMEEHLQKLFSWKQGTFVFEPGSVERYEDKRIYFAEDYTSIINRLSRISGSRLLESEVLSHVKPVNEPNLSLLPAGIGDTRPDGPLYFTLLSKFLTLLKQRYDVVLVDAPPLLDFMNGVTPLLSLVDGVIFIVKSGHVSIDYINKATSCIKDAKTNIIGAILNQAKIRHGCYYK; translated from the coding sequence GTGGATAAAAAAATGAGCCTTGGATTTGTGCCAGACCATATATCATTTTCACGACAAGTACATCTAACAGACTATCTTAATATCATCAGAAAACGTAAATGGATAGTCATTGTTTTCTTTTTAGTTGTGGTTTCTATAGTTAGCTTCATATCGTTTTCTACCACACCTGTTTATAAAGCCACTGCACAGATCATTATTGAACAGAGGTCCCCCTTTGTAGATAAGATAACAGGAGTTATGAATGTAGATCCTAATAATAGGGATGATTACCAAACACAATATAATTTATTAATGAGTAGGAGCCTTGCAAAAAATGTTATCGAAGATTTAAAATTATGGAAGGAATTTGGTATTAATGAAATTCAAAATCCAAATTCTTCAACTTTACCTGTCGGTGTGTCTCGCGATTCTTTGATTTCTTCAAGCATTGATGCCTCTGCCTCAAATATTCCGGTATCAGGGACATCAGCTACACCCTATCCAACTTGGATTGTAGATTGGTATTTATCAAAGCTTGAGATTGTACCTCTTCGAGAAACACATCTGGTCTATATTAGCTTCTTAAACGAATCGCCTGAAAAGGCTGCACGTATAGCCAATGCACATGTCCGGGCATTTATTGCAAGAACCGTTCAGGAGCAGCGTTTATTCTCACAGCAAGCGATAGATTGGCTTAAAGCACAGATTCGAGGGCAGAAAATTAAAGTAGGAACATCCCAGCGTGCAGTTTACGAATACAAATATGAGCAACTTGAGTCATTTTCTATCGATGACAAAAATATTTTTTCATTACCGGAAATTATGCAAAGCCCTGTTATTCAAGATCTTCGTGCTAAATTAGCAGAGCTTAAGGCCAGGAAATTAGAGATGATTACCAAGTATGGTCCTAAGCATCCGAAGATGATTGAGATTAATTCCAGTATTGAGAAATTAGAGCAAGGAATTATTGACGAGGTGCAAACTGTAAGGAAGACAATCAAAGCAGAGTTAGACCGAATTGTAGCTCTTGAAAAAATCGCTCAGCAAAAAGGGGCTGTAGCTTATAACGAAAAGGCTATTAACTATGATATGTTGTCTCTGGATGCTGAAAGTGATCAAGAGATGTATGATATTCTGCTCAAGCAGGCAAAGGAGATTAGTCTTACCGGCAATATGGAGAAGAACGACATCCGGGTTGTGGATGAGGCTGAGGTGCCACTTTTTCCTGTTAAGCCGAAGATATTTTTAAATATCTTTGTATCTGCAGTGCTAGGTTTGACATTTGGTGCAGGGCTTGCCTTCTTCCTTGAGTATATGGATAAAACGGTGAGAACCCCTGAAGATATCGCACAACGGCTTGGTTTACCAATGCTTGGGATGATACCTTATGATAAATCCTTAAAAAAAGGCAAAGTTCTTGCTTTGCAAGGTAATGAATCTCATCGCAATCAAAATAGACTTAAAGGTGTTTATACCCAATATGATGTTTCGGGAAGCTTTGTTACGAGATTACCGTTGATGCAAGCAGGAATGTCTGGTCAGGTGCTTTTGATAGAAAGTACAACTAGTGGTGAAGGTAAAACTACTGTTTTGGCAAAATCAGCAATAAGTCTGGCAAGGGGTGGACTACGTGTACTTATGGTAGACGCTGATGTGCAAAGACCATCATTGCATCATTTATTTGGTTTAAAGAATGATGAAGAAAATGGATTGATTAATGCGATGTCCCGAGTTCTGTTACAGGAAATACGGCAAGGCTCTTTAAATAAGTATAGTGTGAGTGATCTTTTTTCTCTTCTTGCTCTTAAAAAACAAAGCGGACAACTTGTCATTACTAATGATTCTCAAACTATGACTGCTATCTTTGAGAACGGTTGCCTCATTCACATCCAGAGCCAGGATATCCCTTTTGCTAATCGTTTAGGAACCATGCTGCTACGGGGAGGTTTTATTACAGAAAGTCAGTTAAAAGATGCTATAGAGAGAAATCAGCGTACTGGACAACCATTAGGATACATCCTTATTAATGCCGGATATATTAATCAAGCTCAATTACAAGGACCTTTAAAGTTGCAAATGGAGGAACACCTACAGAAACTTTTTAGCTGGAAACAAGGTACTTTTGTTTTTGAACCAGGCAGTGTAGAGAGATACGAAGATAAAAGAATTTATTTTGCAGAGGATTATACATCAATTATCAATCGTTTAAGCCGTATATCAGGAAGTCGCTTACTGGAAAGCGAGGTCCTCTCCCATGTGAAACCTGTTAATGAACCAAATTTATCACTCTTACCTGCGGGCATAGGGGACACAAGACCTGATGGTCCGCTCTATTTTACCCTTCTCTCAAAATTCCTAACTCTCCTGAAACAAAGGTACGATGTAGTCCTTGTGGATGCTCCGCCTTTATTAGATTTTATGAACGGTGTAACGCCTTTACTCTCATTAGTTGACGGTGTAATTTTTATCGTTAAATCAGGGCATGTATCTATCGATTATATCAATAAGGCCACTAGCTGCATAAAAGATGCAAAAACTAATATCATTGGTGCTATTCTGAATCAAGCAAAAATAAGACATGGGTGTTATTATAAATGA
- a CDS encoding nucleotidyltransferase family protein has protein sequence MIQGIKDFYTPLELLNLYYSNGHCGENRRNRLWQKMNSLLSWDNLLNHGYQWDLCPLLFFIISKALPKINNSIFQQDQGKACPKSISSKLQEYYQRSLIRNMILVEELKRIVLELRESNIEVATLKGGFLAENVYKDIACRPMGDLDILIKDKDKEKCYKILLNMGYENVVESAQIQMLHRSFCKKVRMMPVNIEIHHYLVKEVFIPKFNVENVFFDKNIPLEYNLIYLSCHGIRHGLYRFLWLCDLAEIIKNNKELINWDKAYKKSIDYNIQKQFLFTMHLTTILLLPTFSGMSNFSYKYLLPYISELLFIKIQKKILNHADEKRLRHLLSICMMKISDLKAFFQRYIQYRKM, from the coding sequence ATGATACAGGGAATAAAGGATTTTTATACACCGCTTGAATTACTTAACTTATACTATTCAAATGGCCACTGTGGAGAGAATAGGAGAAACAGACTATGGCAAAAAATGAATTCTCTTCTTTCGTGGGACAATCTCTTAAATCATGGTTATCAATGGGATTTGTGCCCTCTGCTGTTCTTTATCATCTCAAAGGCTTTACCTAAAATAAATAACTCAATTTTCCAGCAGGATCAGGGAAAAGCATGTCCTAAATCTATTTCATCTAAACTCCAGGAGTATTACCAACGCAGTCTTATAAGAAATATGATTTTGGTGGAAGAATTAAAGCGAATAGTTCTGGAATTAAGAGAGAGTAACATCGAAGTTGCTACTCTAAAAGGGGGTTTTTTGGCTGAGAATGTGTATAAAGATATTGCCTGCCGACCTATGGGAGATTTGGATATTTTAATTAAAGATAAAGACAAAGAGAAATGCTATAAGATACTTTTAAATATGGGTTACGAGAATGTGGTGGAAAGCGCTCAAATACAGATGTTACACAGAAGCTTTTGCAAGAAAGTTAGGATGATGCCGGTAAACATTGAGATACATCACTATCTCGTTAAAGAGGTATTTATTCCAAAGTTCAACGTTGAAAATGTTTTTTTTGATAAAAATATTCCTCTTGAATATAATTTGATTTATCTTTCCTGTCATGGAATAAGGCACGGTCTTTATAGGTTTTTGTGGCTTTGTGATCTTGCAGAAATTATTAAGAATAATAAGGAATTGATAAATTGGGATAAAGCCTACAAAAAAAGCATAGATTATAATATTCAAAAACAGTTTCTATTTACTATGCACCTAACTACTATCCTCCTTTTGCCAACATTTTCAGGGATGAGCAACTTCTCATATAAGTATCTTTTACCGTATATTTCTGAATTATTATTTATAAAAATACAAAAAAAAATACTAAATCATGCTGATGAAAAAAGATTGAGACATTTATTAAGCATATGCATGATGAAGATAAGTGATCTAAAAGCTTTTTTCCAAAGATACATTCAATACAGAAAGATGTAA
- a CDS encoding ABC transporter permease: MMNGLIGKSLAFVWRDFINQTSYKFSFFIQFFGIFISILTFFFLSRLIGDVGVSYLKPYGGNYFSFVLIGIALFSYIGVSIEALSTSIREGQMLGTLEALLVTQTEIPTIILSSSLYSFLLASFKVAMYLLLGVFIFGIDISNANLIGALLVLFFTIASFSSFGILSASFVMVLKKGDPISWIFTSIFGILGGLYYPISVLPNWLQKLSYLLPITYSLEGMRLALLKGCSLRALMPNIVALIIFSFIMLPLSIFVFGYAVRRAKIDGTLTQY, from the coding sequence ATGATGAATGGATTAATAGGAAAATCGCTTGCTTTTGTTTGGAGAGACTTTATAAACCAGACAAGCTACAAGTTCTCATTTTTTATACAATTTTTTGGCATATTCATATCAATCTTAACGTTTTTCTTTCTTTCAAGGCTTATAGGGGATGTTGGAGTATCATATCTCAAACCATACGGAGGAAATTATTTTTCGTTCGTTCTTATTGGAATTGCACTATTTAGCTATATTGGAGTATCAATAGAGGCTCTCTCAACAAGCATTAGAGAAGGACAGATGCTTGGTACCTTAGAAGCCTTGTTAGTAACTCAAACAGAGATTCCAACTATCATACTTTCTTCTTCTCTTTATAGTTTTCTACTTGCATCTTTCAAAGTAGCAATGTATTTACTCTTAGGAGTTTTTATATTCGGTATAGATATAAGTAATGCAAACCTAATAGGAGCTTTGCTTGTTCTGTTTTTCACAATTGCTTCTTTTAGCAGCTTTGGAATATTATCTGCTAGTTTTGTTATGGTATTAAAGAAAGGAGATCCTATAAGTTGGATATTTACTAGCATTTTTGGAATTTTAGGAGGACTTTACTATCCTATTTCTGTCCTGCCTAATTGGCTTCAAAAATTATCTTATTTATTACCCATTACTTATTCCCTGGAAGGAATGAGATTAGCCTTACTAAAAGGATGTTCTTTACGTGCATTAATGCCAAATATAGTAGCATTAATCATTTTTTCGTTTATAATGCTGCCACTAAGTATTTTTGTTTTTGGATATGCCGTTAGAAGGGCAAAGATAGATGGAACTCTGACACAGTATTAA
- a CDS encoding NAD-dependent epimerase/dehydratase family protein: MRVLILGADGYLGWPTCMYFSQRGHEVVGVDNYFRRNAAVELDCEPLLPTPNLIQRAKVWEELTGKKINIHIGDATNYTFLLRIFKEYKPEAVIHYAEQPSAPYSMINRDKAAFTLQNNLVSTLNIVYAVKETNPDCHIIKLGTMGEYGTPNIDIEEGWLEIEHKERKDKFLFPRQASSLYHTTKVQDTDMLWFYVRTWGIRVTDLMQGPVYGISTDEADIDSRLVPNFNYDEIFGTVLNRFIVQAIANYPLTVYGKGGQIRGYLNLKDTMQCVYLSATQPAKNGELRIFNQVTETFSVNELADKVYTVGKELGYNIKVDHIENPRKEKEEHYYNPKYTGLLELGLKPNYLTDEVLAGMFRVVEQYKDQINREAIFRGIKWK, encoded by the coding sequence ATGAGAGTTTTAATATTAGGCGCTGATGGATATCTTGGCTGGCCTACTTGTATGTATTTTTCTCAACGTGGGCATGAGGTTGTAGGGGTAGATAATTATTTCAGGCGTAATGCCGCAGTAGAGCTTGATTGTGAGCCATTACTACCGACACCAAATTTGATTCAAAGGGCAAAGGTTTGGGAGGAACTTACTGGTAAAAAGATCAATATCCATATTGGAGATGCAACCAATTATACCTTTCTTCTCCGGATATTTAAAGAGTATAAGCCCGAGGCTGTTATCCATTATGCGGAACAGCCGTCCGCTCCTTACTCGATGATAAACCGAGATAAGGCAGCTTTTACCCTTCAGAATAATCTTGTGAGTACCTTGAATATTGTATATGCAGTTAAAGAAACCAATCCAGACTGCCATATAATAAAACTTGGTACTATGGGAGAATATGGCACCCCTAATATCGACATCGAAGAGGGTTGGCTGGAAATAGAACATAAAGAGAGAAAAGATAAATTCCTTTTTCCAAGACAAGCAAGTTCCCTTTATCATACAACAAAGGTACAAGATACGGATATGCTTTGGTTTTATGTAAGGACATGGGGTATTAGAGTGACCGATCTTATGCAGGGGCCTGTTTATGGTATTTCTACTGATGAGGCAGACATCGACTCCCGATTGGTACCCAATTTTAATTATGATGAGATATTTGGGACAGTTCTGAATCGCTTTATTGTTCAAGCCATAGCCAATTATCCCCTCACAGTTTATGGTAAAGGAGGACAGATAAGGGGATATTTAAATCTGAAGGATACTATGCAGTGTGTTTATCTCTCTGCAACACAACCAGCTAAAAATGGAGAATTAAGGATTTTCAATCAGGTAACGGAGACCTTCAGCGTTAATGAATTAGCTGATAAAGTTTACACAGTTGGAAAAGAACTGGGCTACAATATTAAGGTTGATCATATAGAAAATCCAAGAAAAGAAAAAGAAGAGCATTATTATAATCCGAAGTACACTGGATTATTAGAACTGGGATTGAAACCTAATTACCTGACCGACGAAGTACTTGCAGGGATGTTCAGGGTAGTTGAGCAATATAAAGATCAAATAAATAGAGAAGCAATTTTTAGAGGTATAAAATGGAAGTAA